The DNA segment ACCAGACGCGGAAGCAAGTCGTCGATCTGCTGGCGTGTGGTGGTCGACATCTGGTGACAGAGCGCCGCGTCTGTGGTCGCGGAGATCGTTTCTACGTCCAGAGGCACGTCGTCCAGGGGGTGCACAGTGCCCGTTCCCGCTCTCGCCAGTTGCGTCATCATGGACCCCTCTTGGCCGTGCCGGTAGCGGTCGGTGATACGCCAACAACGCTACGAAGGCGGGTCGTTCAGAGGCCACGATGTTGCACGCTTTTGCAGAATCTCACTCTGCGTGAGGAGCTGCGGAGAGGATCAGTTGCCGTGCGTTGGCGCCGTATACGGCCATGCTCGCGAGGCGCTCGAAGGCACGGAGGTAAGTCTTGATCTCGCTCGGGCGGGAGATAGCGATGTCCGCAGAGAGGGTCTCGACCTGCACCTCTTCGACGCCAAAGATCAGGAACCCTTCGAGCGTCCACATCCGGCGAGGGGTTCCGCGAGGGATGATCCCGATCGAGACGTTGGGCAGGGACATCGCGGCCAGGATCGCGCCGAGCTGTCCGGCCATGGTCTCGGCCCCGCCGAAGGGGAAGTGCAACACGTCCTCTTCGAGGATGAAGGCGAACCGCCGGCTTCCGTCGTACAGCACTTGGGAGCGCTGAACTCGGGCCGTCGCCGCCTCGGTGGCGTCGTTGTGCACCTCTTCGAAGTCCGCAATGGCCGACATCAGGGCCTCGGCGTACGGCTGCGTCTGGAGCAGGCCGGGGACGACGTTCGACACGTACACACGCGTGTGCCGGGTGCGCTGATAGAGCGGTACGTCGTCTGCCTGCCGGCGCTTGAGGCCGTCCTGGTGAACGCGCTTCCATTCCCGGTACATCGAATCCGCGGTGCGCGACGCGGCGATCAGGTCGACGGCCTGGTCGCTCGCGTTGCACGCTTGAGTCCAGGCTCGGAGATCCGCATCGGACGGGCGGGTGCGGTTGGCTTCGATCCGGGACACCTTGGATGGGCTCCAGCCACAGCGCCGCGCAAGGGCCGAACCCGTCAAGTTGGCGTCTCGGCGCAGCTCCCCGAGTCGGTCAGCTATGGCTTTGCGGGCATCCTGCTCGCTGGACAGCTGGGGCCTGGGCATGGATCTGCGTTCGCGAGGCGCTCAGTCAGACCTTGAACTCGTGGTGTTCGAGTGCTCGCTTCCACACGTCACCGAAGGCCGAAGCACACAGGGCCGCGATGGCGGGGTCTTCGCTCATCTCGGGTTCGGCCGCCTCGCCCTCGCCCGTGAAGTGGTTGAAACGCACGGTCCGACCGTCGATGAGCCAGAAGTCGTTCGCCGGCACCGCGATACCGAGGGCCTGGCGTCGAGGGAGCCAGCGCACGTCCTCACCGGCTTCGAG comes from the Streptomyces sp. NBC_00820 genome and includes:
- a CDS encoding helix-turn-helix domain-containing protein, producing the protein MPRPQLSSEQDARKAIADRLGELRRDANLTGSALARRCGWSPSKVSRIEANRTRPSDADLRAWTQACNASDQAVDLIAASRTADSMYREWKRVHQDGLKRRQADDVPLYQRTRHTRVYVSNVVPGLLQTQPYAEALMSAIADFEEVHNDATEAATARVQRSQVLYDGSRRFAFILEEDVLHFPFGGAETMAGQLGAILAAMSLPNVSIGIIPRGTPRRMWTLEGFLIFGVEEVQVETLSADIAISRPSEIKTYLRAFERLASMAVYGANARQLILSAAPHAE